The proteins below come from a single Melospiza georgiana isolate bMelGeo1 chromosome 4, bMelGeo1.pri, whole genome shotgun sequence genomic window:
- the LOC131082979 gene encoding LOW QUALITY PROTEIN: dynein axonemal intermediate chain 7-like (The sequence of the model RefSeq protein was modified relative to this genomic sequence to represent the inferred CDS: inserted 2 bases in 1 codon), protein MRPFANDRETVMTPMLGDIKQVAERRAPLSAALPEEEAPLQEEPGGGEEAPRVVDLEQLVPVGGVFHISVLRLPPQAQDVGDWVMVELLDVGLEEYPYSPGKAEDGTQEAVQITLRLPDNVIYFKVPVLARWDPAGQWWRTDGISKITYEAEKKSITFSMGGFSTVALLQDAHLNLPYQAWELHPTGVDEGLFTITAVFATIQIQIKDNQCMLSSVVVEEEEVLSHITGKWMSPLALRAALKRAGVNIFPAEHSPKYVPVPRKGPLAEVRAYEQMALLAAAFAFAHSKWNGEVGPEQVMFKVSEHLTAGSAKGNHWSLLMFDGEKVQHLKLTETSEAFSEEVREESEFHSTLYHMVKEXASNEAMEKVERAGCMFIDSVYQLLLATSLSILLDTTACFLSKLYYQKLSIKLHFKS, encoded by the exons CTCCGCTGTCTGCTGCACTTCCAGAGGAGGAGGCCCCGCTGCAGGAGGAGCCGGGAGGCGGAGAAGAGGCCCCGCGAGTTGTGGATTTGGAGCAGCTGGTGCCCGTGGGGGGCGTGTTCCACATCTCTGTCCTGCGGCTGCCGCCCCAGGCCCAGGACGTCGGGGACTGGGTCATGGTGGAG CTGCTGGATGTTGGACTGGAGGAGTATCCATATTCCCCAGGAAAGGCTGAAGATGGCACACAGGAAGCAGTACAGATCACCCTGAGGCTCCCTGataatgtgatttattttaaagtgcCTGTGCTAGCCCGATGGGATCCTG CCGGCCAATGGTGGAGAACTGATGGCATCAGCAAGATAACctatgaagcagaaaaaaagagcatCACCTTCAGCATGGGTGGCTTTTCTACAGTAGCCCTTCTCCAGGATGCTCACCTGAACCTGCCCTATCAGGCCTGGGAATTGCACCCTACTGGTGTGGATGAAGGCCTCTTCACAATTACTGCAGTCTTTGCAACCATTCAGATACAAATTAAG GATAATCAGTGTATGTTGTCTTCAGTAGtggtggaagaggaggaggtgctTTCCCACATCACAGGGAAATGGATGAGTCCTCTtgccctcagagcagctttgAAAAGAGCTGGAGTGAACATTTTCCCAGCAGAGCACTCTCCCAAGtatgtccctgtgcccaggaag GGTCCCCTGGCAGAAGTGAGGGCCTATGAACAgatggctctgctggcagctgcttttgcttttgctcaCAGCAAGTGGAACGGAGAAGTGGGGCCAGAGCAAGTCATGTTCAAG GTGAGTGAACATCTGACAGCAGGTTCTGCCAAAGGCAACCACTGGTCTCTTTTGATGTTCGATGGTGAGAAAGTGCAACACCTCAAACTCACTGAAACCAGTGAAGCTTTTTCAGAAGAGGTGCGAGAAGAGTCTGAATTTCACTCCACACTCTACCATATGGTCAAGGA TGCCAGCAATGAAGCCATGGAAAAAGTGGAAAGAGCTGGCTGCATGTTCATTGATTCTGTGTATCAGCTGCTCCTTGCTACCAGTCTTAGCATACTCTTAGATACTACTGCATGCTTTCTTTCAAAACTTTATTATCAAAAGCTTTCAATAAAGTTACACTTCAAGTCTTAA